The sequence below is a genomic window from Harmonia axyridis chromosome 1, icHarAxyr1.1, whole genome shotgun sequence.
TTGTGATGTAAAATTCCCTTTGATAATTCGATAACATTCTcaatttatcttttttttaagATTTCACCCTGAATTAAGTTTCTAATGTTTTCTCCAGTTATATGAGTTTAGTAAcgataaaaattatttctttaagTGAACTGTGAGGAAAactcgagaaaaaaatattagatttattaAAACAGGAATAACCCAGgtttcaattaaaaaacaatatcaagaatctgaaatatcgaaaaatcatGATATGGTCAAGAAGCTCATATTTACTAAGCTTAGTTCAGTGTCAAGTTCAATTTCCCATGCTGTTCAGTTACAATCACCGTTTTCATCTATCATAAAGTGGCATTCAATAAAGTTCAAACAATAActggaaatttaataaaaacaGCAACTTTAATGGGAGAAATTTTGGCAACTTTCCACATTTTGTAGGTTCAACCCCTATGATAGATTTAATAGGATAAATGCCTGGTGATGCATCATTGTAAAGCTTAATacatattcttcaaaaacgtaATGATTTATGAATGTaacgaaaataataatttttcactaTGTCCATATATTTTGGCGTCGTAACAAATTTTTACCATGTTTTGCACGTTATGAAACTTGAACTACTAATATCTTCAACCTTTACGAAGAGATTTAACAATAACTAGGTCTTCTGTTTCCAACATTGAAAGAAAATCCACTCATATCACATATAGTATTTAGAAATAGTTGATGATCCTGAATTCTAAAGGAGACAAAGTTTTTAGCTGCACATGAGAAGAAAACATTCATAAAAGTGCgaaaagtattgaaaaagaATGTTTAACTGTTATGAGCTCTGAAAATGCCAATGTCGATATACTACCTCCGATATAATCttcaattgagaaaaaatacCTAAGGAGTTAGCACTAAGTGTTCGAGAAAGGAGAATGGATGGAtgattgatttaaaattttattactAGTATGTATCACTCGTGGTTGGTGAGCAAAGATCAAGCTGCCAGTAAGTATTTCTATTTATAGATCATCAATCTTCACATTTAACACTCCATGGCCGTCAATTTTGTAAAGAAAAAGGGGATCATTCTCATCGCTCACTTTCGAATGAACTCACGAAAaagaaaatactgaaaaaataaaaagtgcTCTCTGTGACAACGTCCAAATTTTGGCAACAATATCATTAAAAGaaagaacaacaaaaaaaaagtaagaatacaaaaaataaaaaggcctcaagaaaaaaaagctAGTGAAATTTTAAAGAAACCTGTTTGCTGATGAGAAGAAATCAGCAGAAATTAGGGAACGGAAAACCATTTATTTGAAAACTACGTCAGAGGAAGCACCTTCTGGAAACAGTAGAAAGATATTAGTTGGTTCGATGTGGATAATAATAGtgtattatgcaacaagtggggaaagtccaacttttctcgtgagtgtgaaagtttgtggcacgagcctgaaaggcgagtgccggaaacacacgagcgagaaaaggactttctccacatgttgcacactatacttttcctacaaatgcataaatttcaataattcaagtaatgaacttgattcaaatcaaaatggccttcgttgacagtatgtgctaatttattgcgtttccatagaaacgactcaaaagcccaatttctttggtctaccaagcggtgtgggcaaagtgccgtgagaaataatatttcccacagtatgagcaatacatagttttgaaattgaatacgctacttttcatagcagttgtaggaaaacaatGTTTACAATTTGCATGATTAGGTACATTCTGTTATTCAACTAAATTTTGTACCTCTATTAAATTAAAGTAGATATGTCTATTGACGGATACTTTCATGTCAATTAGTGGTTGTTCGCACCTCATGGAGAAAATcgtatcaaatattcaaactcAAATCACTGGAAACTCTTGGTAATTATAAAAAACGGTGAAAACCCTATGATTTCAAAGAATCTTTCAATTACGAAAATTAATGGTTTTATTAGGAAAATTTGTTTGTCATTATATATGTGTATCTTCGACAACAATTTCATTCCTTTCATTTCATGTGGTGCGTGGGtgatttctatgaaataaagtttattattattattcataatttcccaaaaaaaaaaaattaatctagCTTCAATTTCCTTAACATACTTGGTTTGAGGCAAGATGTCAAGAATAGGAACCGTCCCTATTAAATTtctttattcaaataaattatttttaaagaTTTACACTGGTTCCGATGGCAAATGATTaggacatcctgtataataaaaaaaaggaatatttaTTACTATACTCATTTTGCAAGTGAATAGAATGTATTAAACTTAAACAACAATGCATCACTCGGAACATGTTTCCTATTCAAATTGTCGTAAGAGTTGAACCTACCAAATTgcgagtaacaaaaattgttcctCCTCGATTCTGAAGTCACGCTATTTTCTCAGAATATTCTAGTTATAGGACATGCATTGGAAATGCCATTCAATGTAATGGTATAAAAAACTCCAAAATCTATTAGAAGTATCTTTGAcgaactgaaaataaaatttgggaGTTTTATGGTCTGGGATTGTTCATTTGTTGCATCAGAGAGGGATATAATCGGACCTCTaccacttccggttataccggaaatggCTACCAATTTGTCATCAGGGTTTTTGTTAGCAAGATACCAGTGGCCACTAAGAAAGTATCTTCCTAGAAGGGTATTATTTCAAGTTTATGAATTGTCGCGTACTTATACCATATTTTTTGGTCCAACGCTAACTAGATCGTACCAAATGAATCATGAGAACGCCCATAACTTATAGCTGTTTAACCTATACGCCTGTGGCGCCATCTATAACCCCATAAATCTTCTCAAATTTTTCTCACAGTCATCACGACCCCCACTAGGCCGAGAGAACTAGCTAAGCCAGTCCCGGGTGTTTGGTCCGCATATGTAACAGCAAAGTGTCACTTCTGGTGTAAACCGCGGGACACTGAGTGCACGAGTACTGACCCGGAAAATGTACGTAATAGTGGTTCCTGGTATTGCTTACGATTTTGCCGCACAACACGCATCTGCGCCTCTCGTCCATGCTACCGACCCTCTCGAACAGCTGGGACACCTTGTAACATTTCAtatctgaaaagaaaaattggtaGATTAGGCGTTTGAAGTGTTAGTAAACGGTTTCATTACCGTCATTTTATCGTGCAGTTTCGTTAAACGTCACTGCAAGCCGAGTGGTTAGCTCAGAATTTGAGGTATGAGTTACCTTGGAGAGTTTCCGTTTGAGCATTGAGCTCAATAGGAACTGCTCGAGAAGTGGTTAAATGATGAAAAAGATGTGAGCATGATGCTTAAAATACCCAATGCATCGGCTTGAAATAATGGTTTGAAATCCAAGAATTTGGATGAGATTGGTTTGTAAATGGATTTAACAAGTGGCACTCCAGAgagtaataaatgaatggaacaAAAcagtaataatgaaattttatacattaatttatttcgttTACTGCAGCATCAGAGAGAAGAAAAAGTTTATGTTTCATTGCTACGAATCTCTCATAAAATACAGAGCAAAATCACAGAGCTACCAATCGTTACATATTTTCTGATTTACAAAATTTGTCATACTGagcaatattaatattattcataaattcaaatgttttcaagatataaaagaaaattggaaaatggcttgAAATGGAAAGTATTCATAAgttctttattactggtgctataaacatgaaataaaaatattctagaggcatttttttcagtagaatccattagtGTAATAAGttggttttattgcaattagttctGAAGTTATAACACATATTCGTGtttttaaaacataaaaaatacaacCGCTTTCATTTCcccttaaaaaatatataatatgatttataatttcttatcaaacaataaaaataatcaaaattttcagattCATACGCCACATCAAGcaagtgcctatctatgataatctgtgaactaattaaaattttcggtggccaccaaggtctccgaaATTAACACtgttagattttttcctttggttgcattcaaaaaacaacatttatcagtttgaaaatgttgaaaaaaatctaaCAGTGTTAAATACGAAGACCTTGGTGGCGACCGAATATTTAAATTATCTGAAATTCACAGATTATCCTAGATATGCACTTTGAGTTGCCGTgtgaaatagaaatatttatgattttaacTGTTTGATAAGGAATtaatatatcatgttatattttttctaaaagggagaaaaagcgattttatttgttataaaaattttcatggtttacatcaaaaaaacacaagttcgtattataacttcaaaactaattgcaataaaacacatatgattacaccaatggattctactgaaaaaaagtgcctgtagaatatgttagtttcatgtttatagcaccaataataaagacGTTATGAGAATTTCTCATTTCAAGccgttttccaattttctcttatatcttaaaaacagttgaatttatgaggttgaagttttcaccaaattaattctctcaaaaatcgaaccCAGAAATGTGCatccatttttttctagcttaaagggattctgagatccatCACTAGACAATGAATTTGGGACAACCGATATATTTAGCACCTGGTATCCGTAAATTGACCGCCAGCCCAAATTATGTAGTataatacatacagggtgggtttttaaatattttccattGGAATGTCTCCGACGTTGTAAGAATTATGAAAAAGCAGTTTCAAGAGGAAACAATAATGATACCTGTAGGCACTCACCCCAACACAAGAAATTCTAATGGCAACCCCCTACTATTGACACATCATTCAAGAGGTAGTAAATGATACcttaatataaaattaaaaattgaaatgtaaGACCAATCATGAGTTTATTTCTCGGcgatttatgaaaataataacttCTATATATATTGTTCAAAATTAATGCCATTTTGTTCTAGGCAATAATAAAGCTTGTTCTCAATCTCTTCCCACACATATTTGAGTGTCTCGACAAGCCTCTGTAATTTTTGTCACAATTTAATGATTGTCTCTGATGGCTTTCGGTAGTTGACAGATTTCAAGTGTCTCCACAAAAAAATCGAGCAAAGAAAGATCAGGTGGCATTGGTGGCCATTGAATTCATACTCTGCTGGCAATCCATTGGTTAGTGTAGTGAGCATCTAACCATGGCCGAACGGGGAAGACACAGTAGGGGGAGCATCATCCAGTTGATAATTAATCAGATTTTCTGTAAATTCTGGGTTTCCTGTTCATCTTCTTAATTCTCCTCTAAAATTTGCAGATAACACCAAATTACCCTCAAGATAAAAGGGACTGATAATTTTATTACCGAATATTGCAGCCCAAAGGTTTATCTTTTCAGGGTATTGTGTATGGAAAACACCGCTCCAATAAtgtcattcaaataaaaacgacATTGAAGCAAATATTAATGTGTTCTTCTGGAAGAGAGTTGAGAGTTTCTAATGAAACTATGGGATAGGCCGTCACAGCTCTTGTTTTTCTAGTTGACATATTGAGATCCATTACAAAATTATTGAGTATTTCAACATGTGTAGCTTCGTTGAGCAATCTTGGTTGTTTTTTTCTGTTAGAGATGAACTCTGTATCTCTAAATTTTTCGTTGTGCAAAACTCAATACTTAGAATATTACTAAAAAGAAAACATTACATGTGAATCTCCACAATGATAACTAGAAAGAAACAATGCGATCACATCTGGTGAAGATGATGAGATTACTTGTCCATGATCAATTAAATTTCCTGTAATTAATTACTGCAATACCTGGATGTGCACAACCTAAACAAATTGTCTGCCTTTTCGATTTATTTTCACGTGAATGCTTAAAATCCGTTATCTATGACATTAGACCAAAAACTATTCACTTGTACCACTGATGGCCTACTAATAAAGTGACGATTGATCATGCATTACCAATTTTACGAAATAATCAAAATCTTTTTCTAAGCTTTACCTTTCATCATTGTACAGAAATCTTTGAAAGCTCTTAAACGATGTATCACAAGTAGGAGTTTGCCATTATTGTTTTCTCTCTATactatttaaatattttaactGTTCTCTCTTACCTTTTATAATTTGGCAGATAtgcgaaatttttcaaaaacccaccctgtatataatgatACTACTCTATACGACAAATTTTGTTGAACGTTTAGCAgctcttgaatattgaactaATTGGGTTTACACCACAAAATACTTTCGATACATGAAACTTTCATGAAAACTGAATACACATTCTAGCCAAAATctacagaaaaatatttcagaatctaAAATAAATTGGGAACAAAACACAAGCAATAACTTCAATGAGTAAATTCCAATTGAAATATTATCATGCTGTCTCaactttcaaattgaatatgatTCTCCAACGTCAGAAGAAAAAGTATTTGTATGATCTACGATAGCCATATAAGGTTCTACTAATACCAAATACATAAGACCATTGCACAAACCACTCATTCTATGATTTCATCATCTTTGGTTACTTCAAATCTACATAGttatcaaaacatttttagcaAGAATTAGCTAATTACTTCATAGGAAGCCACATATTTATTCATGACATTGTTCACTATAAATATAAAAGTTGAAGGTCCTCCAATAAAATTACAATTAAACACaccattttaataaaaattaatgaagtacaCACAAATAAGTTTTTGTTCATCCATAAATCAATAATCATAAAAACTTTTAATATTAATTGGTTAAAAATGCAGAAACAATAGTTCGTTACTTTGAATAGTAATTGAGCAGATAAAACAATTCATTGATTCGAAACAATTAACTTCGAAGAAAGTTTCGAAGCCATAGTAGATCCTTTGTGAAAGTTGAAaagttcgaaaatatatcattcTATGCCTCATTTTTGCTTTCACAAAAGATCAATTAGTGTGATTAAACTCATGTAAACCCTATATGATCATCTCAATATGCTAACAACATTGATTTGGACAAACACTTCTATAATAAATCTTTCAATTTGCTGATTCTCCCCTAATTTTACGGAAAtgcattattttgaaattttaaaaataaataataaaatcaaataccaaataacaaataTGATAAATAAACAAAGCTGATGATAACAATTAAAAAGgatataaatatatcaaaacaagGGGGAGATTTTTATAGTTTACCCAATTTTAACAAAgaaataattcagaaattcattCGTCACATTTCAATTGTATATGTAATATTTACTGAAACCAATGATAATCCTTACCTACGATTATAAaatagtttttgaataattaacttgaaatattgaagaaattcccataaacttaaattttcagaattctaGTTAATTTTAAATTACATCAAGAAGATGAAATGTTTTGATAGATATTTTGTAGGTAAGGAAAACAGAAttactctattattattattaaattatttgatGACTAACAGAGTGATGTTAGACTTTTTTACCTCTACGAATTGATGAAGAGAAATTTGTAGACAGTACAATGTTATGTTTATGTAGTATTTAAAAAACTTCAATTTGAACAGAAAAAATGGCTTTGATAGTGACTGAAGAATCAGAAATCATAAtatcattaattatttttgagaatCTTAATGCTCAACATCACCTTGTAGAGGTAAACAAAAAAACAGCTATTAGTCACTCTGAAAACAGTATCATAACAAAGATAAAACTAAATATTgcacatttcaaatatgatagaAAAAGTTGCTTAGCACCATCCCTATATTATCAcaatctttttttaattttcttgatCCATCGGATTTTTGAACCTTCTTAATGCCAATATATtatgatataaatttttttagtATAGTAGTATATTAATATAAAAACTAACAACAAATGTATTTCAAAGTTCCTAAAATATACTTTATAGATCCATATTATGTAAATAAGTTTTTACAAATATATTAGAAGCTTCTTCTTCGTACGAAACATAATCTTATATGAAAGAACCACACCGTATCAACACCACAAATTACTTATTTACAATATATAAGGTACCAACATTGAATAAAACATATCACGctcaaaaaattaatagaattacagGCAGCCATTGTCATGGACATTTCCATGACACAGTAAGCTAATTTGTTCCCAGAACAAAACAGTTTCAACTATATTGCTTGCTGGCAATAATAAATAGTAAGCTTTAATTTTATATATCGTTCCAAAACTTCCAAAGttccatataaaataaaacaagattcgAAAacgaaattttagaaaaaattttatcaaaattacgAAAAGATAAAAATAAAGGCAGCATATAAGTTAAAAATACTTTTAAACAGTAACAAGGAGAAAGATGAGGTATTACCAATGTGAAAAAATTGCACTTAACTTTACCATATTTTTCGTTATTAAATCTGATAGATTTAATATAAAAACAGACTTTTTACAGCATCAGTTGCCAATGATCATTATTCAAAATGCACTTTTGGACGGTTAACATAAACTACTCCAAGGTTTCTGAATAAATCCCAAAGACATCACAGACTCTTTTAGCTTATGATGCATAGATTTATCAAATGTGGTTCAATTATTGCACTTTGAATTACAAACTATATAGtaataaaaacattaaattcaaaaattttcattgaataaattgataaGAGAATGATTAAATGCTTGGATTTGTGGTATAGTTAAAGACAATCTTGAACACTAAGAATTCAGATAATCTGGTTTTCTGATGTTGGCCTATTTGATAATAAGTACCATAAACAGTGCCAACGTGACTATTAAATTCTCCACTAACTCTCCAGATGTTGAACAATACAATAAAATGAGAACCATAGCAAAATATTAATActtttatcatttcattttaGGACGGAAAGATTCAATTAAAACAGATCTATTGTTGCTTCTTTGTCGAATTCAAAGTACAATCAAAGCACATTCCATGCTTTCGAGAAAATAAGCATTTTGAGGAATTGACCTTGAAAGACTTGGACAACTATCAAATATAAAAAGAGCAGATAATGCGACCCCCTTTAcaagtaaataataaaacacGAGAAACAGCTACAACACAATCACTCAAAAAGTCAAAATAAGTTTTTAACCAAAAGTATCAAATTTACTGAAGAATACTGGGAGAAAACATTGGGGACTCAGTCtttgatatttcgatttttttttcaatgtgatGTATTGCAATGTCATTGGCTGGGGCTTGGTTTCATTTGAAGAGGCCACAAATTTTTTAGAATATATCGGCGATCGTCATAGTCGATTTTTCTCAATATCATCAaggaataataattaatttgagaatattttcattgaaattgtgtcTTGTATAGTTGCTAAACTATCTGGATACTACTAAACTAGTAACAAGAATGAAACACTACAAGAGGAAAAAGTATAAGTTCAATTTATtagaattttcaaattactccAATTTCCAGTCAATCTTATTATGatagaattattttttctaacAGCACGTTCTAAAAATTTGAAGATGTTGGTCAGATTAATCACTTTTTACACAACTTTAAATTACCAACAAATTCAAGTTGGTCCAACCTAACATGGAACTAGTAATAGAAACCAAAGAATTCATTCTAAACCGCATCATCGATTGATTGATTCTAAAGaaataagttgaataaaaacaaatcgGACACAATTTCACAGAATCTTAAATTAAATAGACTTCCTTCTGAACCTTTTTTaataggtgtttttttttaggttaGATCTAACCTCTTTATGGATGGAAATATCGACTAATACTCTCGCTCATTGAAAGGGGACCAGATTGAAGGGGGCCGCGAGCTAGGAGCACATGGCCCAATAGTGGAAATAATTATAGAGCAACAATCAGTCGGCCGCGGTCTCATTGACGATAGATGGCGTTGAACCGTCGAATTTCCTCGTGTCGGGATTATAACGCGGATGTTTGAATTTGCAGTGCGTGCGCAAGTTGTCGCTTCTCGTGTAAGTGGCTCGACACAGAGGGCACTCGAACCTGCCCGGGAAGTGCACATGATAGTGGTTTCTAATGTGCGTCACTATTTTTCCACACAATTTGCACCGGTGCAGATTGCAGGCGCCTGGCAGTTTGTCGAAAGTAAGTCGCATGTGCCAGGTTTTCGAACCTGCAAACGAAAACACTGTTTTAACTCTCATCTTGGACTCTCAAGGATAGGCAAAAAGGTGTTAATGTTGATAGTGACAGCATAGTAGTGAAAGTGCACCCCAGAGCAAGTATTAAATTCGAAGTACCACAGGTTAACCTCACACCTACATACAACAAGTGCTTCGTCTTCAACACATAGATAGATAAAATGTATCGATATCACAATATCAATAACTTTCAAATCGACGCTGTTTTATAACATAACCTCACCTTTTCAATAGTTACTTACGCAAAAGAGAATAACAGTATTGTAAGGCTCCGTTTCACATAGATGGCGCTTATTAAACATTCGTTCTCGATATGTAATGAAATCATTCTATTCTGACATCAAGCATAAAATCAGTTATTGTGTTActctttcaaatgaaaaaattataagagATTAAATTGAATCTGTTGCAAAAATCATTCGATATCGGTGctgatgaaattaattataactgTGTAACCGAAGAATGCTACAACATGTACTTCTTCGATTCTTatcaatgaaattcaaaacaCCGATTGAATATTCTAAAGGAAGGTTTctacaaataaacaaaaaataacatatCACAAGCGAATTTTTTGATAACCTATATTATCGAATATAAGTAGGAGAGAACTGGAAAGGTCGCGAAAGTTTCAAGAAAACACTTCTACAATTTGGCCACCATTTCTGACTATTTATATGTCGAAACGTCGGACAAATTGAGAAAGCGTTTTCTTGCAACCTTTGCGACCCAAATATCCAATTATTCCCTACTTATAACATATTACCGGTATGAAACTTTGAAAGAGCGCTAGTCTGTACAAGAAGTGAGATAAACGttcaacaaaaatatcactctcaaaaCCGCAAATCAAAATCGaaacaaataaaaagaatattattcagaatgaaattcaTGATTTATggacaaaattgaaattattgtctCACAGACAGAAGCACTTGTAGGAGACTGTGCATTTGTGGCACCCGAACAAGATAAGCGGTCGAGCCAATTTGATTTTAGTCGTTTTAAAGTGgcagaaaaattgaaattacctTCTCACATGCAGAGGAAAAAGGTtatggaaaattgaaacctgCACCAGCCAATgagttttttcaagaaatagaaTAATTAAAGTACGTTATTCGTAAGTCGGGTTATTTACATGGTTTATAATACAGTATGCTCCTCTCCGAATTTTTATGGGTATTATTGGAGATTACACATCATGATGAGTTCCAGTTTTTCTGTAAGGGTGTAGTTAAAACTGTATGCAATTATTCtatcataaaacaaaaaatgtcgAAGATGaggaaaagaagaaaatattaacTATAATCTCATTTGATACACATTAACTAAATAATAAACTATGTAACTTAatgtattttaaattttcacataaatttgTTCATCCctaaatatatgtaaattatttgaagttaatttcaattgatgtattttaattttttacaaaaatacatatatcccttaatatgtttattatttaaagttaattcgaattatttctactgcttgaaaaatttgaagaaaattccaATGTGCTATTCGACCCTTTTTCCTTTTCAACTTAAAGGTTCCACTTATGTAAACTGACTTGTGCAATACATGTCTACAATATTTTGATTAGAAACCACAAGTTTTTTCATTCAGTTACCCTTTATTAGTAATAAGTAGGCTAAAATAAGAAATCGTCTAATAACTTTTGCTTGTTGATATAATTTGATGCAATATCTACTATTTTGTTCATcttaataaatttaatttatttcagattaataattcaataaaatcctTAAGTATCTTTGTTGAATGAGCTTAGTTTcttcatacagaaagaattatttcaattatctgatTATGGGTTTCATAAAACATGCATTATCAcgataaaaatatttatgtgtTCAATTTGAGTTCATTTTAGTATCACCTTAGattttaaataaaatgaataagatGATTGATCAATCAGTTTTGTGAAACCcgcgatgaaattttcagggaaaaaattcaaaacctcACAAATCGAGAGCATATTATtaccaaaatgatttcaaaatatactcaCACTATGTAGCATCCTAGAAACGGCGACTGAAGTCAACAAGATCGTTTTTTGAATGACCCGAGCTTTAGATAAGTTTCACATGCGaacggaaaaataaaaaaaattggcaccaaaaaaataattgcttaGTGAAATGAAGAAAGACTGAAGagaaatttcaagaggattgaAGAAGAGAAGTTGCATCACATCTACTCATAATTAATTGTCTACTGAGAGCAAAGCTGAACATGCATGCACTATAAAGAAGGAACTCACCATCGATTGTATCGGCCATTTCTGGTGGAGGTATCGTTGGCACACCATCGTTATCTCCTTGGTCTGACAAACTTTGCAGTTTCATTTCTTCCGAATGAACACTTACACTGCCACCCTGAGAAAAAAGATGTGAACATTAATCCTTAAGTTTACGAGGTGATTGTGGGGCAGGTATAGATTTAATCCACACCTATCAGAGAAAATCTTTTTTGTAGCAAACTTTCCTCCTAAAATTAAGACATATTgagtttgaagtaatcatatctcattaaattaatttgaagattaattggtaagagtagtttttcctccatATACTAGTATACCTCAATAATTGATGATGTTAAAATTATTCCTAATAGTATCATCAAGCTACCAATGTTGTTCAATCTTGAGGTTAAAACTCTTATACTAACCGTTTGTAGTGTTTCCGACATCGAATGAAAAGAATCTACTAGAGGACTTGAATCTAGAGAAGGTTCCTGTTTTATATGAGGTGAAGTTACTCTCATATCCTCGGGCCCATAGCCATCTCTATCAGATGGTGATATAGGGTTTAACTTTGGTAGAGTGGGACTCGATTTAAAATTACTTTGAGGTTGGGCctataaacaaatattttcctttttaaaatattcaacaaagaTCAGCACAAAATGAGAGAATTGAAAGTCATATAAATTGAATTGACAAAGCATGCTaataatcaaaattcaaaaatgaaactcACCTGAGACTCACTAAACCTGTCAGAAACTGAATTAGAGTTATCACAGCTTGCAGACT
It includes:
- the LOC123675750 gene encoding protein tramtrack, beta isoform isoform X5; this translates as MEEKQVEKAMDQQFCLRWNNHPTNLTDVLSSLLRREALCDVTLACDGETFKAHRTILSACSPYFETIFIENAHPHPIVFLKDVNYNEMKALLDFMYKGEVNVSQNLLPMFLKTAEALQIRGLTDNNSLNNKSEEIGVVPKREKEQDKSLERYSPPSEKRKRKSASCDNSNSVSDRFSESQAQPQSNFKSSPTLPKLNPISPSDRDGYGPEDMRVTSPHIKQEPSLDSSPLVDSFHSMSETLQTGGSVSVHSEEMKLQSLSDQGDNDGVPTIPPPEMADTIDDMKCYKVSQLFERVGSMDERRRCVLCGKIVSNTRNHYYVHFPGQYSCTQCPAVYTRSDTLLLHMRTKHPGLA
- the LOC123675750 gene encoding protein tramtrack, beta isoform isoform X6, whose protein sequence is MEEKVEKAMDQQFCLRWNNHPTNLTDVLSSLLRREALCDVTLACDGETFKAHRTILSACSPYFETIFIENAHPHPIVFLKDVNYNEMKALLDFMYKGEVNVSQNLLPMFLKTAEALQIRGLTDNNSLNNKSEEIGVVPKREKEQDKSLERYSPPSEKRKRKSASCDNSNSVSDRFSESQAQPQSNFKSSPTLPKLNPISPSDRDGYGPEDMRVTSPHIKQEPSLDSSPLVDSFHSMSETLQTGGSVSVHSEEMKLQSLSDQGDNDGVPTIPPPEMADTIDDMKCYKVSQLFERVGSMDERRRCVLCGKIVSNTRNHYYVHFPGQYSCTQCPAVYTRSDTLLLHMRTKHPGLA
- the LOC123675750 gene encoding protein tramtrack, beta isoform isoform X2 encodes the protein MEEKVEKAMDQQFCLRWNNHPTNLTDVLSSLLRREALCDVTLACDGETFKAHRTILSACSPYFETIFIENAHPHPIVFLKDVNYNEMKALLDFMYKGEVNVSQNLLPMFLKTAEALQIRGLTDNNSLNNKSEEIGVVPKREKEQDKSLERYSPPSEKRKRKSASCDNSNSVSDRFSESQAQPQSNFKSSPTLPKLNPISPSDRDGYGPEDMRVTSPHIKQEPSLDSSPLVDSFHSMSETLQTGGSVSVHSEEMKLQSLSDQGDNDGVPTIPPPEMADTIDGSKTWHMRLTFDKLPGACNLHRCKLCGKIVTHIRNHYHVHFPGRFECPLCRATYTRSDNLRTHCKFKHPRYNPDTRKFDGSTPSIVNETAAD
- the LOC123675750 gene encoding protein tramtrack, beta isoform isoform X3, giving the protein MDQQFCLRWNNHPTNLTDVLSSLLRREALCDVTLACDGETFKAHRTILSACSPYFETIFIENAHPHPIVFLKDVNYNEMKALLDFMYKGEVNVSQNLLPMFLKTAEALQIRGLTDNNSLNNKSEEIGVVPKREKEQDKSLERYSPPSEKRKRKSASCDNSNSVSDRFSESQAQPQSNFKSSPTLPKLNPISPSDRDGYGPEDMRVTSPHIKQEPSLDSSPLVDSFHSMSETLQTGGSVSVHSEEMKLQSLSDQGDNDGVPTIPPPEMADTIDGSKTWHMRLTFDKLPGACNLHRCKLCGKIVTHIRNHYHVHFPGRFECPLCRATYTRSDNLRTHCKFKHPRYNPDTRKFDGSTPSIVNETAAD
- the LOC123675750 gene encoding protein tramtrack, beta isoform isoform X1 encodes the protein MEEKQVEKAMDQQFCLRWNNHPTNLTDVLSSLLRREALCDVTLACDGETFKAHRTILSACSPYFETIFIENAHPHPIVFLKDVNYNEMKALLDFMYKGEVNVSQNLLPMFLKTAEALQIRGLTDNNSLNNKSEEIGVVPKREKEQDKSLERYSPPSEKRKRKSASCDNSNSVSDRFSESQAQPQSNFKSSPTLPKLNPISPSDRDGYGPEDMRVTSPHIKQEPSLDSSPLVDSFHSMSETLQTGGSVSVHSEEMKLQSLSDQGDNDGVPTIPPPEMADTIDGSKTWHMRLTFDKLPGACNLHRCKLCGKIVTHIRNHYHVHFPGRFECPLCRATYTRSDNLRTHCKFKHPRYNPDTRKFDGSTPSIVNETAAD